The candidate division KSB1 bacterium genome includes a region encoding these proteins:
- a CDS encoding sigma-70 family RNA polymerase sigma factor has product MAKGKDSVYSDYFDFDALPDEELIRLFQNDELAAYDTLVRRYRDQLYLFAYRFLGNQQEAEDVVQETFLRLFRKRHAYRQIAKFSTWIYTIAGNLAKTELRRRKRRRLVSINDMGFDEKEFEIEDEGMDTEREADSSMTDKLIQQAISELSPRFREVIILRDIQELSYEEIGSILRIPLGTVKSRVNRARLKLQAKLKAIKPENK; this is encoded by the coding sequence ATGGCTAAGGGAAAAGACAGCGTTTATTCCGATTATTTCGATTTCGATGCTTTGCCCGATGAGGAGCTGATCCGGCTTTTTCAAAACGACGAATTGGCCGCCTATGATACGTTGGTCCGCCGATACCGCGACCAGCTCTACCTGTTTGCCTATCGATTTTTGGGCAACCAGCAGGAAGCGGAAGACGTGGTTCAGGAGACTTTTCTACGGCTTTTCCGCAAGCGCCACGCCTATCGACAGATTGCTAAATTTTCCACATGGATTTACACCATAGCCGGAAATCTTGCCAAAACCGAATTGCGAAGGCGCAAACGCCGCCGCCTCGTCTCCATCAATGATATGGGGTTCGACGAAAAAGAATTCGAAATCGAAGACGAGGGAATGGATACGGAACGCGAAGCGGACTCGTCCATGACCGACAAGCTGATTCAACAGGCCATTTCCGAACTTTCTCCGCGCTTCCGCGAAGTGATCATTTTACGAGATATTCAGGAACTTTCGTATGAAGAGATAGGTTCTATACTGCGAATTCCGCTCGGCACGGTCAAATCACGGGTGAATCGGGCAAGGTTGAAACTGCAGGCCAAGCTGAAAGCGATCAAACCGGAAAACAAGTAA
- a CDS encoding zf-HC2 domain-containing protein: MSLCNRVQKLFSAYHEGELAEDQRIAFEQHLEECSRCRENFSAFQVVCRRLKELPKPKPTPYFDAALYYRVRREQSHASRYTVFPVPSWRTVPVFAAAAVLLVFLGAQLQKAAMDKQIRELAALNDLLRQNAEASAHFVVTQIDTTANRIKVIKYVNTRPAGVEWVNYPAQASRRTLIDRDADGYPDLRRAPRPATGLFSPPSSELNGARVIQASQYQF; this comes from the coding sequence ATGTCCCTTTGCAACAGAGTGCAAAAGTTGTTTTCGGCATATCATGAGGGCGAATTGGCAGAGGATCAAAGGATTGCATTCGAGCAGCATTTGGAGGAGTGCTCCAGATGTCGGGAAAATTTTTCTGCTTTCCAGGTTGTCTGCCGCCGCCTGAAAGAACTGCCGAAACCTAAGCCCACCCCCTATTTTGACGCTGCCTTGTATTATCGCGTACGTCGTGAACAGAGTCATGCATCCCGCTATACCGTTTTCCCAGTGCCTTCGTGGAGGACCGTTCCAGTCTTTGCAGCTGCGGCGGTTCTGCTCGTTTTTCTCGGCGCTCAGCTGCAGAAAGCGGCTATGGACAAACAAATACGCGAGCTGGCGGCGCTCAACGATTTGCTGCGACAAAATGCCGAGGCTTCCGCACATTTCGTCGTTACGCAAATTGATACCACGGCTAATCGCATCAAGGTCATCAAATACGTCAACACCCGACCTGCAGGCGTTGAATGGGTTAATTATCCTGCTCAAGCGAGCCGCAGAACGCTCATTGATCGTGACGCCGACGGCTATCCTGACCTGCGGCGGGCACCCAGACCTGCGACCGGCCTTTTCTCTCCCCCGTCCTCTGAGTTGAACGGAGCGCGCGTTATTCAGGCAAGCCAGTATCAGTTCTAA
- a CDS encoding PDZ domain-containing protein, with the protein MRRRSLLVFILFLSPSPLLFGFGKSSADETVKRHINRLIRIVQNAVVPIYVELEAGQNDQVEFANFGYGVKLENNVILAPLTLFSGSKTIFVQDGTSKRISAKLIGWDSSKSIAILACDSLSFNAALTMRDAQDTVEPQEPLLILIPFPGQNPSVAIGTLHQAEGERLIVSGFPSLGIESGALVDFNGKFVGWIFTRQVLSFEGSEEEAFVAYSAQSLRPTIDQAIRHASRPKGYLGVVVVDWPSQLGGAHIRQVSLGSPAALSGLQVGDIILSINNRKVANAYDLYREMQMYAAGDTIDLRILRAYDIVSFSVILDSLKGTALNATYLPVSSFREFSGRNPQLIQERIRQLENEISRLRRFLR; encoded by the coding sequence ATGAGACGTAGATCTTTATTGGTTTTCATTCTTTTCCTATCACCCTCACCGCTGCTTTTCGGCTTTGGCAAGTCTTCGGCAGACGAAACCGTAAAGCGGCACATCAACCGTTTAATTCGGATTGTGCAAAATGCCGTAGTTCCGATCTATGTCGAGTTGGAAGCGGGGCAAAACGATCAAGTGGAATTTGCCAATTTCGGCTACGGCGTCAAGTTGGAGAACAATGTTATACTTGCACCGCTGACTCTATTCAGCGGCAGCAAAACTATTTTTGTACAAGACGGCACGAGCAAGAGGATCTCAGCTAAACTAATCGGCTGGGATAGCAGCAAGAGCATTGCAATATTGGCCTGCGATTCTTTGTCTTTCAATGCTGCGCTGACCATGCGTGACGCGCAAGATACTGTCGAGCCTCAGGAGCCCCTCCTTATCCTCATTCCCTTTCCAGGTCAAAATCCTTCAGTAGCCATCGGCACCCTGCACCAAGCGGAAGGCGAACGCCTGATCGTCTCGGGTTTTCCTTCTTTGGGAATCGAAAGCGGCGCTCTCGTCGATTTCAACGGCAAATTTGTCGGGTGGATTTTTACACGCCAAGTTCTCTCTTTCGAAGGTTCTGAAGAAGAAGCATTTGTTGCTTATTCGGCTCAGTCCCTGCGGCCGACCATTGACCAGGCGATTCGTCACGCTTCCAGACCCAAAGGATATCTCGGTGTTGTGGTAGTGGATTGGCCGAGTCAATTGGGCGGCGCGCACATTCGTCAGGTCAGTCTCGGCAGCCCGGCAGCGCTTTCGGGACTGCAGGTTGGCGACATCATTCTCAGCATCAACAATCGTAAAGTTGCCAACGCTTATGATTTGTACCGCGAAATGCAAATGTACGCCGCCGGCGACACCATCGATCTGCGTATTTTGCGTGCTTATGATATCGTTTCGTTTTCCGTCATTTTGGATTCCCTCAAAGGTACGGCTTTAAACGCAACTTACCTGCCGGTCAGCAGCTTCAGAGAGTTTTCCGGCCGCAATCCGCAATTGATTCAAGAACGCATCCGTCAACTCGAAAACGAAATCTCACGTCTCCGTCGCTTCCTCAGATAA
- the rdgB gene encoding RdgB/HAM1 family non-canonical purine NTP pyrophosphatase, whose protein sequence is MSGLPKQIILATRNRDKVLEIKALLRDLPIEIRSLADLSELEIEEDQDTIQGNAEKKARRLFESFHIPSLADDTGLEVDALGGAPGVYSARYAGDKASYEENVDKLLKELSGVPLEQRTARFRTVMAFAYEGGILFSEGVCEGLILFERRGNGGFGYDPVFYYPPLQKTFAELTLEEKNSVSHRSIALQNMKMLLNRLYGA, encoded by the coding sequence TTGAGCGGCCTGCCTAAGCAAATTATTTTGGCCACTCGCAACCGCGACAAAGTTTTAGAGATTAAAGCGCTTTTGCGCGATTTACCGATCGAAATTCGTTCTTTGGCAGACCTTTCCGAGCTGGAAATAGAAGAGGATCAGGACACCATCCAGGGCAATGCGGAAAAAAAAGCCCGCAGGCTCTTCGAATCCTTTCATATTCCCTCGCTGGCCGACGATACCGGCTTGGAAGTAGATGCTTTGGGAGGCGCGCCGGGGGTCTATTCAGCAAGATATGCCGGTGATAAAGCCTCTTATGAAGAAAATGTCGACAAACTTCTTAAAGAATTATCGGGCGTGCCCCTCGAACAGCGAACCGCTCGTTTCCGCACGGTGATGGCGTTTGCTTACGAGGGCGGCATTCTGTTCAGTGAAGGTGTCTGCGAAGGATTGATCCTCTTTGAACGGCGCGGCAACGGCGGTTTTGGGTATGATCCAGTTTTTTATTATCCGCCGCTCCAGAAAACTTTTGCCGAGCTGACGCTGGAAGAGAAAAACAGCGTCAGCCACCGCAGCATTGCCCTCCAAAATATGAAAATGCTGTTGAATCGTCTGTACGGGGCGTAG